The DNA sequence AGGACGAGCTCGGCTTCGACGCGGCCATCGACCACCGTGCCGACGACTTCAAAGAACAGCTCGCGGCCGCGACCCCGATGGCATCGACGTGTACTTCGAGAACGTGGGCGGCGCGGTCTTCAACGCGGTGCTGCCCCGGATGAACCTGTACGGACGCATTCCCGTGTGTGGCCTGGTTGCCAACTACAACCTGACGTCGGCCCCGGAAGGCCCGGACCGGTCCGGTGCGTTGATGGGCGCAGTGCTCACCCAGAGCCTGACCATCCGCGGGTTCATCCAGACCGAGTTCGCAGCCGAGCAGATGCCTCGCTTCCTCGAGGAGGCCACACAGTGGGTGGCCGATGGGTCGCTGAAGTACCGCGAAGACATCACCGACGGCTTGGACAACGTGCCCGAGGCATTCCGCGGCCTGCTCAGTGGCCGCAACTTCGGCAAGGCGCTGGTGCGAGTAGCCGAGTGAGAGTCGGACCCGAACAGCCCTATCGGCGGTGACCCTGGTTTAGGGTCGGTCATGACCAGACTGCAGATCGTCGTGCTGCTCTTCCCGAACGTCACGCAGCTGGACATGACCGGCCCCGCCCAGGTCTTCTCACACTTCCCCGACACAGACGTCCACTTGGCGTGGCACAACCTCGAACCGGTGACCACCGATTGTGGTTGGAGCATCGTTCCGACCGTCACCCTTGACCAGGCGCCACAGGCCGACCTGCTGTTCGTCCCCGGTGGGCGAGGAGCGTTCGAGTTGTTCGAAGATGCTGTTGCGCTTGACTTCCTACGCACACAGGCGGCCGGCGCTCGATGGGTGACCTCGGTGTGCACCGGCTCGTTCACCCTTGCGGCAGCCGGTCTACTCGCGGGAAAGAGGGCGACAAGCCATTGGGCGTCGATGTCGATGCTCAGCGAGTTCGGATGCGAACCCGTCGGTGAGCGAGTTGTCCAAGACGGCAACGTGATCACCGGAGCCGGCGTGACCTCCGGAATGGACTTCGCCTTGACGGTCGCCGCAACCATCTTCGGCGAGGATGTGGCACGCCGCATCCAGCTGATGATCGAGTACGACCCGGCACCGCCTTTCGACGCGGGGTCGCCGACTACTGCTGACCCGGCTTTTGTCGACGACATGAAACAGAAGATGCGAACCGAACTTCTGCCGTTGATCGCGAAGGTGCTTGGGCGCGAATAGGTTTGGCTTACCCGAATGCCGAGCCTGCAGGTCATCCAAACAGATGACTATCGAATATGTGTTCGATTTGGTAGGTTGGTGGCAGCTGATCGTCCGCAAGACCTGATTCTGAGATACGTGTGACTACGCCACCATTGTGATCGGCTGTCCCAATGTTGTCTCAGTGTTGTTGTCTTGGAGGGGGTGTGGTGATGGCTGTTGTTGATCTGGTTGATGAGGTCGTCGGGGTGGAGTTTCCGGATGATCCGGCCGGGGTGGTGGCGGTGGTGAAAGATCTGATCACTGTGCGTAATGCTGTGGAGGCGCGGTTGGCGGCCGGTGCGGTGATCATCGACCGCCTGGGTGTGGCCAAACGTCTGGGGTCGACCACGTTGAAGGTGTTGCAGGCCAACGGTGCCGCACCGGGCGCGGCGGCACGGTGGCTACGCATCGGCACCGGCCTGGAGGGGTTGGACCGTACAGTCGGATACTTTCGGGACGGATTCCTGTCCGCCGAGCACGTCGACGCAATAGTCCGGGGTGTCGGCCACGTTCGTGGCCGCGTGGTGGGTGTGATGAGTGACGACTTCCGGTGTGAGGTCGAGGGAAAACTTTTGGCTCATGCGTTCTCTGGTGCACCGCCCGCGGAGATCGGCCGGATCGCCCGGACGGTGGGTAATGAGGTCGCCGGAGAACAGGGTGGGGTGCCGGCCGCCGAAGACGCCTCGTTGAACACTGTGGACTACGTGATCACTGACGATGGCCGATTGTCGGGCAGGTTTGATGTTGATGCGGTGACCGGGGAAAAGATGATGTCCGCGCTCGACGTGTGGTCCAGGCCCCGACCCGAACCCGACGGGAGCGCAGATACCCGCACACCGACGCAACGACGCGCTGATGCCCTGCACCAACTGCTTGATTGTGGCGGCGGTGGGCAGGGTTTCGTGTCGACACCGAGAACCGAAGTGATGGTGACTGTTCCCGCTGATCATCCCGACCGAGCGGTGTTGCGGTGGATGGGCCCGGTCACCGAAGCGACCGCAGCAGCAGCCGCGTGTGATGCGGCGATCACCTCGATCACCCTGGACGGGCAGCAGGTGCCGATCGATTTGAGTCCACCCAAGCGTTTGTTCACCGGACTTGTGCGGAAAGCGATATTGCTTCGCGATACCTGCTGCATCAAATGCGGGGCGCCGGCCACCTGGTCGGACTGTCATCACATCGTGCACTGGGCTGACGGCGGCCCCACCACCCTGAGCAACGGATGCCTACTGTGCCGCACCTGCCACCGGGCCGTGCACCACACCGACTGGGACATCACCATGGGCACCGACGGGCACCCTTGGCTGATCCCACCCGCCGACATCGACCCCACCCGACAACCACGACCGGCCTACAAC is a window from the Williamsia sp. DF01-3 genome containing:
- a CDS encoding DJ-1/PfpI family protein, which produces MTRLQIVVLLFPNVTQLDMTGPAQVFSHFPDTDVHLAWHNLEPVTTDCGWSIVPTVTLDQAPQADLLFVPGGRGAFELFEDAVALDFLRTQAAGARWVTSVCTGSFTLAAAGLLAGKRATSHWASMSMLSEFGCEPVGERVVQDGNVITGAGVTSGMDFALTVAATIFGEDVARRIQLMIEYDPAPPFDAGSPTTADPAFVDDMKQKMRTELLPLIAKVLGRE
- a CDS encoding HNH endonuclease signature motif containing protein — translated: MAVVDLVDEVVGVEFPDDPAGVVAVVKDLITVRNAVEARLAAGAVIIDRLGVAKRLGSTTLKVLQANGAAPGAAARWLRIGTGLEGLDRTVGYFRDGFLSAEHVDAIVRGVGHVRGRVVGVMSDDFRCEVEGKLLAHAFSGAPPAEIGRIARTVGNEVAGEQGGVPAAEDASLNTVDYVITDDGRLSGRFDVDAVTGEKMMSALDVWSRPRPEPDGSADTRTPTQRRADALHQLLDCGGGGQGFVSTPRTEVMVTVPADHPDRAVLRWMGPVTEATAAAAACDAAITSITLDGQQVPIDLSPPKRLFTGLVRKAILLRDTCCIKCGAPATWSDCHHIVHWADGGPTTLSNGCLLCRTCHRAVHHTDWDITMGTDGHPWLIPPADIDPTRQPRPAYNRRTLTLAA